Proteins co-encoded in one Deinococcus aerius genomic window:
- a CDS encoding DedA family protein, with amino-acid sequence MNLPGWLASLDPTLLNAATFGLLTLEGAGVPGVPGVIPMLAQSAMIDAGRTTLEAALFWGVLGNWGGSLLGYAAGRWGGHRLPARWTRSLQGERTQALLDRWGAGVIILSRTVGSLRTPITLGAGAARYPFPRFVLFSLLGALLHVGVWQVVLWRFGPALLPRLQRAGAEVAAGLAVALVLGLGWLWIRRRQRGGSAA; translated from the coding sequence GTGAACCTGCCCGGGTGGCTGGCCTCGCTCGATCCCACCCTGCTGAACGCGGCCACCTTCGGGCTCCTGACCCTGGAGGGCGCGGGCGTCCCGGGGGTGCCCGGGGTGATCCCGATGCTGGCACAGTCGGCGATGATCGACGCGGGCCGCACGACACTGGAGGCCGCGCTCTTCTGGGGCGTCCTCGGCAACTGGGGCGGCAGCCTGCTGGGCTACGCCGCCGGTCGCTGGGGCGGTCACCGCCTCCCGGCGCGCTGGACCCGTTCTCTGCAAGGGGAACGGACGCAGGCCCTGCTCGACCGGTGGGGCGCCGGGGTGATCATCCTGAGCCGCACGGTCGGTTCGCTCCGGACGCCCATCACCCTCGGGGCGGGAGCGGCCCGGTACCCCTTCCCGCGCTTCGTCCTGTTCAGCCTCCTCGGCGCCCTGCTGCACGTCGGCGTCTGGCAGGTGGTGCTGTGGCGCTTCGGGCCCGCCCTCCTCCCCCGGCTGCAACGGGCGGGCGCCGAGGTGGCCGCGGGGCTGGCCGTGGCCCTGGTGCTGGGGCTCGGCTGGCTGTGGATCAGGAGACGGCAACGGGGTGGGTCGGCGGCGTGA